In a single window of the Pseudogemmatithrix spongiicola genome:
- a CDS encoding threonine ammonia-lyase — translation MRHSPISLADVEAAVARLAPHLTPTPVRQYPRLDADIGHGITVFVKHENHHPTQSFKIRNGLNAVLGRSAPERARGCIGASTGNHGLGIAYAGRLTGTPITVCVPVGNNPEKNAAIRALGATLIEAGARYDETIAECRRLQEAQGLALLHSTNDPLVVAGAGTMTLEYLRQAPELDALILALGGGSQSVGALTVAAALRPSLKVYAVGATGAPAQYESWRRGERLEGQASDTFAEGIATGSAYAFTFDALREGLAGFVQVTDEAMRAAIRDLLRYTGNLAEGAGAAGLAGLRVLAPQLAGQRVGIVMCGGNLSLAELRRTMDTP, via the coding sequence ATGCGCCATTCGCCCATCAGTCTCGCCGACGTCGAGGCCGCCGTCGCGCGGCTCGCCCCCCACCTCACGCCGACGCCGGTGCGGCAGTACCCGCGCCTCGACGCCGACATCGGCCACGGCATCACGGTGTTCGTGAAACATGAGAACCACCACCCGACGCAGAGCTTCAAGATCCGCAACGGGCTCAACGCGGTGCTCGGACGCAGCGCGCCGGAGCGCGCGCGTGGCTGCATCGGGGCGAGCACCGGCAACCACGGGCTCGGCATCGCGTACGCCGGGCGGCTGACGGGAACGCCCATCACGGTCTGTGTACCGGTGGGCAACAATCCCGAGAAGAACGCGGCGATCCGGGCGCTCGGCGCGACGCTCATCGAGGCGGGGGCGCGCTACGACGAGACGATCGCCGAGTGCCGGCGTCTCCAGGAGGCCCAAGGGCTCGCGCTGCTGCACTCGACGAACGATCCGCTCGTCGTGGCCGGCGCCGGCACCATGACGCTCGAGTATCTGCGGCAGGCGCCCGAGCTGGATGCGCTGATCCTGGCGCTCGGCGGAGGCTCGCAGTCCGTCGGGGCGCTCACGGTGGCCGCGGCGCTGCGGCCGTCCCTCAAGGTGTACGCCGTGGGGGCGACCGGCGCGCCGGCGCAGTACGAGAGCTGGCGCCGCGGCGAACGCCTCGAGGGTCAGGCGTCCGACACCTTTGCGGAAGGCATCGCGACGGGGTCGGCGTATGCGTTCACCTTCGACGCGCTGCGCGAGGGACTCGCGGGTTTCGTGCAAGTGACGGACGAGGCCATGCGCGCGGCAATCCGCGACCTGCTCCGCTACACGGGGAATCTCGCCGAGGGGGCCGGCGCGGCTGGGCTCGCGGGGCTGCGCGTGCTGGCGCCACAGCTCGCCGGTCAGCGCGTCGGCATCGTGATGTGCGGTGGCAATCTCAGTCTGGCGGAGTTGCGGCGGACGATGGATACGCCCTGA
- the paaD gene encoding 1,2-phenylacetyl-CoA epoxidase subunit PaaD: MVTFSRDRVFEILGTVPDPEVPVISVVELGIVRDAAQRSDGTVEVTITPTYSGCPAMFEIERDVVSALEAAGAPSVEVKTVLSPAWTTDWIPETAREKLRKYGIAPPGPANDGGLVTLVRAKPPVQCPWCGSRNTTLKSEFGSTACKAIHVCKDCRQPFDEFKAI; the protein is encoded by the coding sequence TTGGTGACCTTCAGCCGCGACCGGGTGTTCGAGATCCTCGGGACCGTCCCCGATCCCGAGGTGCCCGTCATCTCCGTCGTCGAGCTTGGCATCGTGCGCGACGCCGCGCAGCGCAGTGATGGGACCGTCGAGGTGACGATCACGCCGACCTACAGCGGCTGCCCGGCGATGTTCGAGATCGAGCGCGACGTCGTGTCCGCGCTCGAGGCGGCCGGTGCGCCGTCCGTCGAGGTGAAGACCGTGCTCTCCCCGGCGTGGACGACGGATTGGATCCCCGAGACGGCGCGCGAGAAGCTGCGCAAGTACGGCATCGCGCCGCCGGGGCCGGCAAACGACGGCGGCTTGGTCACGCTGGTGCGCGCCAAGCCGCCGGTGCAATGCCCGTGGTGCGGCTCGCGCAACACCACGCTCAAGAGCGAGTTCGGGTCCACGGCCTGCAAGGCCATCCATGTCTGCAAGGACTGCCGGCAGCCGTTCGACGAGTTCAAGGCGATCTAG
- the paaA gene encoding 1,2-phenylacetyl-CoA epoxidase subunit PaaA → MAQTTVPQEDPALLAAFEARIAAGESIEPKDWMPERYRKQLTRMMAQHAHSEIVGMLPEGNWITRAPSLRRKMSLIAKVQDEAGHGLYIYCGTETLGVDRHDLFNQLLDGSAKYSSIFNYPTLSWADMGVIGWFVDGAAIVNQTVLAKASYGPYARAMVRICKEENFHKRQGFEICATLAKGTPAQKEMLQDAVNRFWWPSLMMFGPSDKDSPNSAELLKWRVKRKTNDELRQRFVNLTVPQAQAIGVTLPDPDLKYNAETKNWEFGEIDWSEFWEVVQGNGPCNAERLAARNKAHDDGQWVREAALAHAAKRSAKSSAA, encoded by the coding sequence ATGGCCCAGACGACCGTTCCCCAAGAGGATCCGGCGCTCCTCGCCGCCTTCGAGGCGCGCATTGCCGCCGGTGAGAGCATCGAGCCCAAGGACTGGATGCCGGAGCGCTACCGCAAGCAGCTGACGCGCATGATGGCGCAGCACGCGCACTCGGAGATCGTCGGCATGCTCCCCGAGGGCAACTGGATCACGCGCGCGCCCTCGCTGCGGCGCAAGATGAGCCTCATCGCCAAGGTGCAGGACGAGGCGGGGCACGGCCTCTACATCTATTGCGGCACCGAGACGCTGGGCGTGGACCGCCACGACCTGTTCAACCAGCTGCTCGACGGCTCGGCCAAGTACTCGTCGATCTTCAACTACCCGACGCTGAGCTGGGCCGATATGGGCGTGATCGGCTGGTTCGTCGACGGCGCGGCGATCGTGAACCAGACGGTGTTGGCGAAGGCCTCGTATGGGCCCTACGCCCGCGCGATGGTGCGTATCTGCAAGGAAGAGAACTTCCACAAGCGCCAGGGCTTCGAGATCTGCGCGACGCTCGCCAAGGGCACGCCGGCGCAGAAGGAGATGCTCCAGGACGCCGTGAACCGGTTCTGGTGGCCGTCGCTGATGATGTTCGGGCCATCCGACAAGGATTCGCCGAATTCCGCCGAGCTGCTCAAGTGGCGCGTGAAGCGGAAGACCAACGACGAGCTGCGTCAGCGCTTCGTGAACCTGACCGTGCCGCAGGCGCAGGCGATTGGCGTGACGCTGCCGGATCCGGATCTCAAGTACAACGCCGAGACCAAGAACTGGGAGTTCGGCGAGATCGACTGGTCGGAGTTCTGGGAAGTGGTGCAGGGCAACGGGCCGTGCAACGCCGAGCGGCTGGCGGCGCGGAACAAGGCGCACGATGACGGGCAGTGGGTGCGCGAGGCGGCGTTGGCGCACGCCGCGAAGCGGTCGGCGAAGTCCTCGGCGGCGTAA
- the paaB gene encoding 1,2-phenylacetyl-CoA epoxidase subunit PaaB, which translates to MSVEQSWPLWEVFTQGNQGEPFEHAGSLHATDAEHALQNARDVYTRRGEAVNLWVVPSSAITASAPSDAGPFFEPGNEKAYRHPQFYKVPQGVRVF; encoded by the coding sequence ATGAGCGTTGAACAGTCTTGGCCGTTGTGGGAAGTGTTTACCCAGGGGAACCAGGGTGAACCCTTTGAGCACGCGGGCTCGCTGCACGCGACGGACGCGGAGCATGCGCTGCAGAACGCGCGCGATGTGTACACGCGGCGCGGCGAGGCGGTGAACCTGTGGGTGGTGCCGTCGTCGGCGATTACGGCCTCGGCGCCGTCGGATGCGGGGCCGTTCTTCGAGCCCGGCAACGAGAAGGCCTACCGGCACCCGCAGTTCTACAAGGTGCCGCAAGGCGTGCGTGTGTTTTGA
- a CDS encoding IS481 family transposase, whose amino-acid sequence MNIHNNARLTAWGRAELVRRVVLDGEPVRAVAAALHISPSTAYKWLRRFAAGGWAALADRSSRPHRSPTATRPALIERILRLRATRLTGPEIAERLGLAVSTVGRVLTRAGQGRLKGPGATGGPRYQRETPGELVHVDTKALDRFVTAGHRAHGNRSKVGRRRGLGQDHLHVAVDDATRLAYAALLPTQDAAACTRFLEAARRWFAQLGIAVTGVMTDNAKAYTSHAVQAALAAHGIRHLRTKPYRPQTNGKAERFIQTALRRWAYKKPYRTSAHRNAALPDFLDCYNVERPHRSLGRVPPLLHFLMQREQRP is encoded by the coding sequence GTGAACATCCACAACAATGCGCGATTGACCGCCTGGGGGCGAGCCGAGCTCGTCCGCCGGGTGGTCCTCGACGGCGAGCCGGTGCGCGCCGTCGCCGCGGCCCTCCACATCAGCCCGAGCACGGCTTACAAGTGGCTGCGCCGCTTCGCGGCCGGGGGCTGGGCGGCGCTGGCCGACCGCTCCTCGCGCCCGCATCGCTCGCCGACCGCCACGCGGCCGGCGCTCATCGAGCGGATTCTCCGCCTGCGCGCGACGCGGCTCACCGGGCCGGAGATCGCGGAGCGGCTCGGGCTCGCGGTCTCGACCGTGGGCCGGGTCCTCACGCGCGCGGGCCAGGGCCGGCTGAAGGGCCCGGGGGCGACGGGCGGGCCGCGCTACCAGCGCGAGACGCCCGGCGAGCTCGTGCATGTCGACACGAAGGCCCTCGATCGCTTCGTCACGGCGGGCCATCGCGCGCACGGCAACCGCTCGAAGGTCGGCCGCCGTCGGGGGCTCGGGCAGGACCATCTCCACGTCGCGGTCGACGACGCGACGCGGCTCGCGTACGCGGCGCTGCTACCGACACAGGACGCGGCGGCGTGCACCCGCTTCCTCGAGGCGGCGCGCCGCTGGTTTGCGCAGCTGGGCATCGCCGTCACCGGTGTGATGACCGACAACGCCAAGGCGTACACGAGCCACGCGGTGCAGGCCGCGCTGGCCGCGCACGGGATCCGGCACCTGCGCACCAAGCCCTACCGCCCGCAGACGAACGGCAAGGCGGAGCGCTTCATCCAGACCGCGCTCCGCCGCTGGGCCTACAAGAAGCCATACCGGACCTCGGCGCACCGCAACGCGGCGCTGCCCGACTTCCTAGATTGCTACAACGTCGAACGGCCGCACCGGTCGCTCGGCCGCGTCCCGCCGCTGCTCCACTTCCTCATGCAGCGTGAACAACGTCCTTAG
- a CDS encoding enoyl-CoA hydratase/isomerase family protein codes for MTPTSPAPSALTDGRVQLSVADGIGTVEFFHPKGNSLPSALLRELAAGITTLGNDPDARVIVLRSAGEGAFCAGASFDEFTAVATPEQGQDFFSGFARVILAMVRAPKFVITRVHGRAAGGALGVIAASDYSFAVETAQAKLSELQVGIGPFVVGVVLERKLGPAPFMNLAVHADWHDAQWCERHGLYSQVVDNTHALDAVVQSFAQRLAGYNPEAMREMKRIFWRDIDDWESRMAERAAMSGRMVLSDFTKAALDKFRAR; via the coding sequence ATGACGCCGACCAGCCCCGCCCCCAGCGCCCTCACGGACGGACGCGTCCAGCTTTCCGTCGCCGACGGCATCGGAACCGTCGAGTTCTTCCACCCCAAGGGCAACTCCCTGCCCTCCGCGCTGTTGCGCGAGCTGGCCGCGGGTATCACCACCCTCGGCAACGACCCCGACGCCCGCGTCATCGTCCTGCGCTCTGCCGGCGAAGGCGCCTTCTGCGCCGGCGCCAGCTTCGACGAGTTCACCGCCGTCGCCACGCCCGAGCAAGGCCAGGACTTCTTCTCCGGCTTCGCCCGCGTGATCCTCGCCATGGTCCGCGCGCCGAAGTTCGTGATCACGCGCGTGCACGGCCGCGCCGCCGGCGGAGCCCTCGGAGTGATCGCCGCCAGCGATTACTCCTTCGCCGTCGAGACCGCGCAGGCCAAGCTCTCCGAGTTGCAGGTTGGTATCGGGCCCTTCGTCGTCGGCGTAGTGCTCGAGCGCAAGCTCGGTCCCGCGCCGTTCATGAACCTCGCCGTCCACGCCGACTGGCACGATGCCCAGTGGTGCGAGCGCCACGGCCTCTACTCGCAGGTTGTCGACAACACACACGCCCTCGACGCCGTGGTGCAGTCGTTTGCGCAGCGCCTCGCCGGCTACAACCCCGAGGCGATGCGCGAGATGAAGCGCATCTTCTGGCGCGACATCGACGACTGGGAATCACGCATGGCGGAGCGTGCCGCCATGAGCGGCCGCATGGTCCTCAGCGACTTCACCAAGGCCGCGCTCGACAAGTTCCGCGCCCGCTAG
- a CDS encoding homoserine O-acetyltransferase family protein has translation MSPSAIPPHPSSASRAPQRLALPPLALDSGRMLRDATIAYHVDGALNARRDNVVLVLHALTGSADAAGDWWAPQIGPARAIDTTRWAVLAPNLLGSCYGSSGPSSIDGFPVLTVRDQARAIAVLLERLGIERVALVVGGSLGGMVALEFAAGFPGRALRALVFAAPARLGAGAIAWSAVQRQALALGGDAGLALARQIAMLSYRTAPGLDARFGRERGRDGSFRVSEWLARHGERLVARMDAETYRTLIDVMDTHDVAGDRGGIGERLRASRTQFTGVGIPGDLFCDASEVQAWVRAAGGAYRELHSVHGHDAFLIEHAQVSALLREALGESATAAASAVEVAA, from the coding sequence GTGTCCCCGTCCGCCATCCCGCCGCATCCCTCGTCCGCATCGCGTGCGCCGCAGCGCCTCGCGTTGCCGCCTCTCGCGCTCGACAGCGGGCGAATGCTTCGCGATGCCACCATCGCGTACCACGTGGACGGTGCGCTCAACGCCCGCCGCGACAACGTCGTGCTCGTGTTGCATGCACTCACCGGCTCGGCTGATGCTGCGGGCGATTGGTGGGCGCCGCAGATCGGGCCCGCGCGCGCCATCGATACGACGCGGTGGGCCGTGCTTGCGCCAAACCTGCTCGGCTCGTGCTACGGCAGCTCGGGACCGAGTAGCATCGACGGATTCCCGGTGCTGACGGTGCGCGACCAGGCGCGTGCGATCGCCGTGCTGCTGGAGCGCCTCGGCATCGAGCGCGTCGCGCTCGTGGTCGGCGGATCGCTCGGCGGCATGGTGGCGTTGGAGTTCGCGGCCGGCTTTCCCGGCCGTGCGCTGCGGGCCTTGGTGTTCGCGGCGCCGGCGCGACTCGGCGCGGGTGCGATTGCATGGTCGGCGGTGCAGCGGCAGGCGCTCGCGTTGGGAGGCGACGCGGGACTGGCCTTGGCGCGGCAAATCGCCATGCTCTCATACCGAACGGCACCGGGGCTCGATGCCCGATTCGGCCGCGAGCGCGGTCGTGACGGCAGCTTCCGTGTGAGCGAGTGGCTGGCGCGGCACGGCGAGCGACTCGTGGCGCGCATGGATGCCGAGACGTATCGCACGCTCATTGACGTGATGGACACGCACGATGTCGCGGGCGATCGCGGGGGCATCGGCGAGCGGCTGCGGGCCTCGCGCACGCAGTTCACGGGCGTCGGGATTCCCGGCGACCTGTTCTGCGACGCCAGCGAAGTGCAGGCGTGGGTCCGTGCGGCCGGCGGCGCGTATCGGGAACTCCACTCGGTGCATGGGCACGACGCGTTCCTCATCGAGCATGCGCAGGTGTCCGCACTGCTCCGCGAGGCGTTGGGCGAGTCCGCGACTGCTGCGGCGAGCGCGGTGGAGGTGGCCGCATGA
- a CDS encoding S41 family peptidase, whose amino-acid sequence MPESMPLGSRHARVGVLTLVCAFALTGTSRLAAQEIAPLAVFDSAWSAMARTYFDTALVNGRWRAAHDSLRRALGASPTLDEARTAIRTLIRVPGQSHFVLIPADAIPSATNTRTPASATPGTAGIVPRLAGDTLVAWRVVPGSAAAQAGVRPGDALVSVDGLEVDSVRVRLRRAFDSGVHEANTLFLQVMTSRLDGPSGDSVTLAVRGLDGGMRRYTLVRAAAPGRLSRYGNLPPMMVRAALDSTPVATPRGAVTIPIISFSGWFPVVIQDLDRFAFAARTAPAVIIDLRGNGGGAVGMIGGFAGHFSDSTWSLGSMRGRGADLRLTANPRRATPAGERVGVISAPVAILVDGMTASASEFFAAGMQSLGRARVFGETSAGQSLPAAMLRLPSGDVLMHPIADHVDASGRRIEGVGVVPDTRAPLVRKELAEGRDAALEAARAWLAESLSRP is encoded by the coding sequence GTGCCTGAGTCCATGCCGTTAGGGTCGCGCCACGCGCGCGTCGGAGTGCTCACCCTCGTGTGCGCGTTCGCGCTCACGGGCACGTCGCGCCTCGCGGCGCAGGAGATCGCACCGCTGGCGGTCTTCGACTCGGCGTGGAGTGCGATGGCCCGCACCTACTTCGACACCGCGTTGGTGAACGGTCGGTGGCGGGCTGCGCACGACTCGCTGCGCCGTGCCCTCGGCGCGTCGCCCACGCTCGACGAGGCGAGGACGGCGATACGCACGCTCATTCGCGTGCCGGGCCAGTCACACTTCGTGCTCATTCCGGCCGACGCGATTCCCAGCGCAACCAATACGCGTACGCCCGCGAGCGCGACACCCGGCACCGCGGGCATCGTCCCTCGCCTCGCCGGCGACACGCTGGTCGCGTGGCGCGTCGTGCCGGGCAGCGCGGCCGCGCAGGCGGGCGTGCGACCCGGGGACGCCCTCGTGTCCGTCGATGGCCTCGAGGTCGACTCCGTCCGCGTGCGTCTGCGGCGGGCCTTCGACAGCGGCGTACACGAAGCGAATACGTTGTTCCTGCAAGTGATGACGAGCCGACTCGACGGGCCGAGCGGCGATAGCGTCACGCTCGCCGTGCGCGGCCTCGACGGCGGTATGCGCCGCTACACGCTCGTGCGTGCGGCAGCGCCGGGCCGTCTCTCGCGATACGGCAACCTGCCGCCGATGATGGTGCGCGCCGCGCTGGACAGCACACCCGTGGCGACCCCGCGCGGTGCAGTCACGATTCCGATCATCAGCTTCAGCGGCTGGTTCCCCGTCGTCATCCAGGATTTGGACCGCTTTGCCTTCGCCGCGCGCACGGCACCAGCCGTGATCATCGACCTGCGCGGGAACGGCGGCGGCGCGGTAGGAATGATCGGCGGATTCGCTGGACATTTCTCGGACTCGACCTGGTCCTTGGGCTCCATGCGCGGGCGCGGCGCGGACCTGCGCCTCACCGCGAACCCACGCCGCGCGACGCCGGCCGGCGAACGCGTCGGCGTCATCTCTGCGCCCGTCGCCATCTTGGTGGATGGCATGACCGCCAGCGCGTCGGAGTTCTTCGCTGCGGGGATGCAGTCGCTCGGACGGGCCCGCGTGTTCGGTGAGACGTCGGCGGGACAATCCCTGCCGGCCGCCATGCTCCGCCTGCCGTCCGGCGACGTGCTGATGCACCCCATCGCCGATCACGTTGACGCCTCCGGGCGCCGAATCGAAGGCGTCGGGGTAGTACCTGACACTCGCGCGCCGCTGGTCCGTAAGGAACTCGCCGAGGGACGCGACGCCGCCCTCGAAGCCGCGCGAGCGTGGCTCGCCGAGTCGCTGTCGCGTCCGTAA
- a CDS encoding trans-sulfuration enzyme family protein, which yields MPHPETLAIRTQHPTTPNREHSVPLFLTSSFVFDDAEQARALFAEELEGPVYSRYSNPNTDEFVRKLCLLEGAEDGIATASGMSAVFTAIASLVHSGDHIVAARALFGSSHQLLTRVFPKWGVTHTYVDGGEAEAFADAITPATKLIFVETPSNPGLDLVDLEALGRLAQSRGIPLVVDNCFSTPILQQPIALGASLVVHSATKFIDGQGRTLGGAIVGHKALVAEARFLARHSGPALSPFNAWVLSKSLETLALRLEKHSANALHVARWLETHPAVRRVRYPHLPSHPQFALATRQMRWGGGVLTLDVGSYETARRVIDGLRLCSHSPNLGDVRTIVTHPASTTHSKLTEEERQRVGITPGLLRISVGLEHPDDVVADLRAALAVGSKEVVH from the coding sequence ATGCCGCATCCTGAAACGCTCGCCATTCGCACGCAGCATCCGACCACGCCGAACCGCGAGCACTCGGTGCCGCTGTTCCTCACGTCCAGTTTCGTATTCGACGACGCCGAGCAGGCGCGCGCGCTGTTCGCGGAGGAGCTCGAGGGGCCGGTGTATAGCCGGTACTCGAATCCCAACACGGACGAGTTCGTGCGCAAGCTCTGCCTGCTCGAAGGTGCGGAGGACGGAATTGCCACCGCGTCCGGCATGAGCGCTGTGTTCACGGCGATCGCGTCGCTGGTGCACTCGGGGGACCACATCGTCGCGGCGCGTGCGCTCTTCGGCTCCTCGCACCAGCTGCTGACGCGGGTGTTTCCGAAGTGGGGCGTCACGCATACCTACGTGGACGGCGGCGAGGCGGAGGCCTTCGCCGACGCGATCACGCCGGCGACCAAGCTCATCTTCGTCGAGACGCCGTCGAACCCCGGCCTCGACCTCGTGGATCTCGAGGCGCTCGGGCGGCTCGCGCAGTCACGCGGCATCCCGCTCGTCGTGGACAACTGCTTCTCGACGCCCATCCTGCAGCAGCCGATCGCGCTCGGCGCGTCGTTGGTGGTGCACTCAGCCACCAAGTTCATCGACGGTCAGGGCCGTACGCTTGGCGGGGCGATCGTCGGGCACAAGGCGCTCGTCGCCGAGGCGCGGTTCCTCGCGCGGCATTCGGGACCGGCCCTCAGCCCGTTCAACGCCTGGGTGCTGAGCAAGAGCCTCGAGACGCTGGCGCTGCGCCTCGAGAAGCATTCGGCGAACGCCCTGCACGTGGCACGCTGGTTGGAGACGCATCCAGCCGTGCGGCGGGTGCGCTATCCCCACCTGCCGTCGCATCCGCAGTTCGCGCTCGCGACGCGGCAGATGCGCTGGGGCGGGGGCGTGCTGACGCTGGATGTGGGGAGTTACGAGACGGCGCGCCGGGTCATCGATGGCCTGCGGCTCTGCTCACACTCGCCGAACCTCGGCGACGTGCGGACAATCGTGACGCATCCGGCGTCGACGACGCACTCGAAGCTGACCGAGGAGGAGCGGCAGCGCGTGGGCATCACGCCGGGGCTGCTGCGCATCTCTGTCGGGCTCGAGCATCCCGACGATGTTGTCGCGGACCTACGGGCTGCGCTAGCTGTCGGTTCTAAAGAGGTTGTTCACTGA
- a CDS encoding homoserine dehydrogenase: MTSVVKVAVAGCGTVGAALLDLLERHGEALRQRRGVRYQVTRVLVRDADRPRAVSVDRALFTDRVDHFLETPADIVVEAIGGTTAARAVAHGTLVRGRRLVTANKALLRIEGPALDALARAHRAAGATLDFEAAVGGGVPVVRLLRESLAGHGLHRIRGVLNGTTNYILSRVEQGVPFADALAAAQRAGFAEADPTRDLDGTDAADKIAVLAWLGFGVDPAALRVRATGIDASLALEARAAARRGRAVRLVATAVRIGDGVHATVAPRVVPRGHPFAQVRDEQNLIQLESESAGTLTVAGAGAGGSATASAVLADILRHGATNAAS; the protein is encoded by the coding sequence ATGACGTCAGTCGTGAAGGTCGCGGTGGCCGGCTGCGGCACCGTCGGTGCGGCGCTGCTTGACTTGCTGGAGCGGCATGGCGAGGCACTGCGGCAGCGTCGCGGTGTGCGCTACCAAGTCACGCGCGTGCTGGTGCGGGATGCCGATCGCCCGCGCGCGGTGTCGGTGGACCGCGCGCTGTTCACCGATCGCGTGGACCACTTCCTTGAGACTCCCGCGGACATCGTGGTCGAAGCCATCGGCGGCACGACGGCGGCGCGCGCCGTCGCGCATGGCACGTTGGTGCGCGGCCGGCGATTGGTGACCGCCAACAAGGCCCTGTTGCGCATCGAAGGGCCGGCGCTGGATGCGCTGGCCCGCGCGCATCGCGCGGCCGGTGCCACGCTCGACTTCGAGGCGGCGGTCGGGGGCGGCGTGCCGGTGGTGCGCCTGCTGCGCGAGTCGCTGGCCGGCCACGGACTGCATCGCATCCGCGGCGTGCTCAACGGCACCACCAATTACATCCTCTCGCGTGTCGAGCAGGGCGTCCCGTTTGCGGACGCACTCGCGGCGGCGCAGCGGGCGGGCTTCGCCGAAGCCGATCCCACGCGCGACCTCGACGGCACCGATGCCGCGGACAAGATCGCCGTGCTGGCGTGGCTGGGCTTCGGCGTGGATCCGGCGGCGCTGCGCGTGCGCGCGACGGGCATCGATGCGTCGTTGGCGCTCGAGGCGCGCGCGGCCGCGCGGCGTGGACGCGCCGTGCGCCTCGTCGCGACCGCTGTCCGCATCGGCGACGGCGTGCATGCCACCGTCGCCCCCCGCGTGGTGCCGCGCGGGCATCCCTTCGCGCAGGTGCGCGACGAACAGAACCTCATCCAACTCGAGAGCGAGAGCGCCGGCACGTTGACCGTGGCCGGTGCGGGCGCCGGTGGCTCCGCCACCGCGTCCGCCGTCCTCGCCGACATCCTTCGCCACGGAGCCACCAATGCCGCATCCTGA
- the paaC gene encoding 1,2-phenylacetyl-CoA epoxidase subunit PaaC: protein MAKHEEEEGGIAAGEAKAGVGAVAGTRGPQLGAPLVEYFLRLGDDRLILGHRMSEWTGHGPILEEDIATANIALDLIGQASQLLKLAGETEGKGRDENALAYFRDGTQFRNCLLVELPKGDFGDTMVRQFLFDAQSVLVLDELTKCGHAELAAIAAKAIKEDKYHLRHSSEWVVRLGDGTDESHARVQASLDRLWRYTGELFATDEVDRAVAAAGISIDMAGIKARWDTIVNDVLGRATLTRPADGPMQRGGRRGRHTEHIGHLLATMQSVARAHPGATW, encoded by the coding sequence ATGGCGAAGCACGAGGAGGAAGAAGGCGGCATCGCGGCCGGTGAGGCGAAGGCGGGCGTCGGCGCGGTGGCCGGGACGCGGGGGCCCCAGCTAGGTGCGCCGCTGGTTGAGTACTTCCTGCGGCTTGGGGACGATCGCCTCATCCTCGGGCATCGGATGTCCGAGTGGACGGGGCACGGGCCCATTCTCGAAGAAGACATCGCGACGGCGAACATCGCGCTGGATCTCATCGGGCAGGCGTCGCAGCTGCTCAAGCTGGCGGGCGAGACCGAGGGCAAGGGGCGCGATGAGAACGCGCTGGCCTATTTTCGGGACGGGACGCAGTTCCGGAACTGCCTGCTCGTGGAGCTCCCGAAGGGCGACTTCGGCGACACGATGGTCCGCCAGTTCCTGTTCGATGCGCAGAGCGTGCTCGTGCTCGACGAGCTGACGAAGTGCGGGCACGCCGAGCTCGCGGCGATCGCGGCGAAGGCGATCAAGGAAGACAAGTATCATCTGCGCCACTCGAGCGAGTGGGTGGTGCGCCTCGGGGACGGCACGGACGAGAGTCACGCGCGCGTGCAGGCGTCGCTGGATCGCCTGTGGAGGTACACGGGCGAGCTCTTCGCGACCGACGAGGTGGATCGCGCCGTTGCCGCGGCGGGCATCTCGATTGACATGGCGGGCATCAAGGCGCGCTGGGACACCATCGTGAACGACGTACTCGGGCGCGCGACGCTGACGCGGCCCGCGGACGGCCCGATGCAGCGCGGCGGGCGGCGCGGCCGCCACACGGAGCACATCGGCCACCTGCTCGCGACCATGCAGAGCGTGGCGCGGGCGCATCCCGGCGCGACTTGGTGA
- a CDS encoding helix-turn-helix transcriptional regulator, translating to MKTSSASNEGPRIHNRLAVLRAERDLTRQQLAEALGVNYQTIGYLERGEYNPSLDLALRIAELFALPVEAIFSRQPFAPLSQMVYARPDALPSDRGTRP from the coding sequence ATGAAGACATCAAGCGCATCCAACGAAGGTCCGCGCATCCATAACCGGCTCGCGGTCCTCCGCGCCGAACGGGACCTCACGCGCCAGCAACTCGCGGAAGCCCTCGGTGTGAACTACCAGACGATCGGTTACCTCGAGCGCGGCGAGTACAACCCATCGCTCGATCTCGCGCTCCGCATCGCCGAGCTCTTCGCGCTGCCGGTCGAGGCGATCTTCTCGCGCCAGCCGTTCGCCCCGCTCTCGCAAATGGTCTACGCCCGCCCTGACGCCCTTCCCTCGGACCGAGGTACCCGTCCATGA